A stretch of the Streptomyces venezuelae genome encodes the following:
- a CDS encoding TetR/AcrR family transcriptional regulator, producing the protein MTGGPEDPRAARTRAALRRALLEECAERPLASVGVAALVRRAGVGRATFYVHYSGLEELAVDACADVVREAVDALHAWRGIPDPAAPPPALRAFFESLAPHAALYRELLRPGGGGPLGLVLHRDLRARSVAERTLAGAPEPELIGSAVASAFAGVLADWLHGLIEADPDLIAQRVWRLLISLHRTPLS; encoded by the coding sequence GTGACGGGCGGGCCCGAGGACCCGCGGGCCGCCCGGACCCGGGCGGCACTTCGCCGGGCCCTGCTGGAGGAATGCGCGGAGCGTCCGCTCGCCTCGGTCGGGGTCGCGGCGCTGGTGCGCCGGGCCGGAGTCGGCCGGGCCACCTTCTACGTCCACTACTCCGGCCTGGAAGAGCTCGCCGTGGATGCCTGCGCCGATGTGGTCCGGGAGGCGGTGGACGCCCTGCACGCCTGGCGCGGCATCCCGGACCCGGCCGCCCCGCCACCCGCCCTGCGCGCCTTCTTCGAGAGCCTCGCCCCGCACGCCGCCCTCTACCGTGAACTGCTGCGCCCGGGCGGGGGCGGCCCGCTGGGGCTGGTCCTGCACCGGGATCTGCGGGCCCGCAGCGTCGCCGAGCGCACCCTGGCCGGAGCCCCCGAACCCGAGCTGATCGGCTCGGCGGTGGCCTCGGCCTTCGCGGGGGTCCTGGCCGACTGGCTGCACGGACTGATCGAGGCGGACCCAGACCTGATCGCGCAGCGGGTGTGGCGGCTGCTCATCTCCCTGCACCGCACCCCGCTGTCCTGA
- a CDS encoding terpene synthase family protein: MTQASQPSQKSQASQPFRLPDFYVPYPARLNPHLETARAHTRRWARAFGMLEGSGVWEESDLDAHDYALLCAHTHPDCDSDALNLVTDWYVWVFFFDDHFLEMYKRTQDREGARDYLERLAAFMPMDLADGFPEAANPVEAGLADLWARTVPAMSMDWRERFSESTRNLLNESMWELANINIGRIANPLEYIEMRRKVGGAPWSAGLVEYVSAEVPARVAHSRPLAVLRDAFADAVHIRNDIFSYRREVADEGELSNAVLVLETFLGCSTQEAADASNDLLTSRLQQFEHTALTEIPQLAADRGLDPAEAAAVLAYAKGLQDWQSGGHAWHMVSSRYMNEEARAAAPVTLPFLPAGLGTAALDIRSLFAPRAAELRRRSFTHVPFEKTGPSVIPEIRLPFDLKLSPHHRHAREESVAWARRMGLLDARPGDPATAIWNEPRLRGYDFALCSAGIDPDATPEQLILNACWLTWGTYGDDYYPVAFARTRNLAAAKAATARLVAVIPVDHAEQPEPHTPLERSLADLWVRTTGGMAAGHRAEFRATLVTMLDSWVWEVDNAIAHRIPDPVDYAEMRRRTFGSELTMYLCRLGLAGRGIPDAIHASGVMRSLENAAADTACLINDIFSYQKEIEVEGELHNHILVTRNFFDIGYPEALHICHELMTRRIQEFEHIAATQLPVLCEDWKLDREARAGLDAYVAELRDWLAGILHWHRTVRRYRPEDLRPAPTGPIPGVRSAGFGMSAARIPWTA; this comes from the coding sequence GTGACCCAGGCGTCCCAGCCGTCCCAGAAATCCCAGGCGTCCCAGCCGTTCCGGCTGCCGGATTTCTACGTGCCGTATCCGGCGCGACTGAACCCCCATCTGGAGACCGCGAGAGCCCACACCAGACGATGGGCCCGCGCCTTCGGCATGCTGGAGGGCTCCGGGGTCTGGGAGGAGAGCGACCTCGACGCGCACGACTACGCGCTGCTCTGCGCTCACACCCATCCCGACTGCGACAGCGACGCCCTGAACCTGGTCACCGACTGGTACGTGTGGGTGTTCTTCTTCGACGACCACTTCCTGGAGATGTACAAGCGCACCCAGGACCGGGAGGGCGCCCGGGACTACCTGGAGCGGCTGGCCGCCTTCATGCCGATGGACCTGGCCGACGGATTCCCCGAGGCCGCCAATCCGGTCGAGGCCGGGCTCGCCGATCTGTGGGCGCGGACCGTCCCGGCGATGTCCATGGACTGGCGGGAACGATTCTCCGAGAGCACCAGGAACCTGCTCAACGAGTCCATGTGGGAACTGGCCAACATCAACATCGGGCGGATCGCCAACCCCCTCGAGTACATCGAGATGCGCCGCAAGGTGGGCGGCGCCCCCTGGTCGGCGGGCCTCGTCGAATACGTGTCGGCGGAGGTCCCGGCCCGGGTCGCGCACTCCCGGCCGCTGGCGGTGCTGCGGGACGCCTTCGCGGACGCCGTGCACATCCGGAACGACATCTTCTCCTACCGGCGGGAGGTCGCCGACGAGGGCGAGCTCTCCAATGCCGTCCTGGTCCTGGAGACCTTCCTGGGCTGCTCGACCCAGGAGGCCGCCGACGCCTCCAACGACCTGCTCACCTCCCGGCTCCAGCAGTTCGAGCACACCGCACTCACCGAGATCCCCCAGCTGGCCGCCGACCGGGGCCTGGACCCGGCCGAGGCTGCGGCCGTGCTCGCCTACGCCAAGGGCCTGCAGGACTGGCAGTCCGGCGGCCACGCATGGCACATGGTCTCCAGCCGCTATATGAACGAGGAGGCCCGGGCCGCCGCGCCCGTCACCCTGCCCTTCCTGCCGGCCGGCCTCGGCACCGCCGCCCTGGACATCCGCTCCCTGTTCGCCCCGCGCGCGGCGGAACTGCGCCGCCGGTCCTTCACCCATGTACCGTTCGAGAAGACCGGCCCGTCGGTGATCCCGGAGATCCGGCTGCCGTTCGACCTGAAGCTCAGCCCGCACCACCGGCACGCCCGGGAGGAGTCGGTGGCCTGGGCGCGCCGGATGGGCCTGCTGGACGCCCGGCCCGGCGATCCGGCCACCGCGATCTGGAACGAACCCAGACTCCGCGGCTACGACTTCGCGCTGTGCTCGGCGGGCATCGACCCCGACGCCACCCCCGAGCAGCTGATCCTCAACGCGTGCTGGCTGACCTGGGGCACGTACGGGGACGACTACTACCCGGTGGCCTTCGCCCGGACCCGGAACCTCGCTGCGGCCAAGGCGGCCACGGCCCGGCTGGTCGCCGTGATCCCGGTGGACCACGCGGAACAGCCGGAGCCGCACACCCCGCTGGAGCGGTCCCTGGCCGACCTGTGGGTCCGGACGACCGGGGGCATGGCCGCCGGGCACCGGGCGGAGTTCCGCGCCACCCTGGTCACCATGCTGGACAGCTGGGTGTGGGAGGTGGACAACGCGATCGCCCACCGCATCCCGGACCCGGTGGACTACGCGGAGATGCGCCGGCGCACCTTCGGCAGCGAGCTCACCATGTACCTGTGCCGGCTGGGCCTGGCGGGCCGGGGTATCCCGGACGCGATCCACGCCTCCGGGGTGATGCGGTCGCTGGAGAACGCGGCGGCGGACACGGCCTGCCTGATCAACGACATCTTCTCCTACCAGAAGGAGATCGAGGTCGAGGGCGAGCTGCACAACCACATCCTCGTCACCCGGAACTTCTTCGACATCGGCTACCCGGAGGCCCTGCACATCTGCCATGAGCTGATGACCCGGCGCATCCAGGAGTTCGAGCACATCGCGGCGACCCAGCTGCCGGTGCTGTGCGAGGACTGGAAACTGGACCGGGAGGCCCGGGCCGGCCTCGACGCCTATGTGGCGGAACTCCGGGACTGGCTGGCCGGCATCCTCCACTGGCACCGGACAGTACGCCGCTACCGCCCCGAGGACCTGCGCCCGGCACCCACCGGACCGATCCCGGGCGTCCGGTCCGCCGGCTTCGGCATGTCGGCCGCGAGGATCCCCTGGACCGCGTAG
- a CDS encoding XdhC family protein, translated as MLDIAEELNRWVEQGRDFAVATVVAVGGSAPRQPGAALAVDGEGEAIGSVSGGCVEGAVYELCRQSIEDGETVLERFGYSDDDAFAVGLTCGGIIDILVTPVLAGSPERAVFEAALAAAAAGEPAAVARLAAGPAELMGRAVLVRTEGPYEGGLGGHPELDRTIAEEARAMLDAGKTGVLEIGADGRLCGEPLKVLVESSVPAPRMIVFGAIDFASALVRIGKFLGYHVTLCDARPVFATKARFPEADEIVVDWPHRYLESTEVDGRTVLCVLTHDAKFDVPLLETALRLPVAYVGAMGSRRTHEDRNKRLREVGITELELARLRSPIGLDLGARSPEETALSIAAEIVANRRGGTGAALTGAHTPIHHDGHDGVAGRIGVVA; from the coding sequence ATGCTGGACATCGCCGAAGAGCTGAACCGGTGGGTCGAGCAGGGACGTGACTTCGCCGTGGCCACCGTGGTGGCGGTCGGCGGGAGCGCCCCGCGGCAACCGGGCGCCGCGCTCGCCGTCGACGGCGAGGGCGAGGCCATCGGCTCGGTGTCCGGTGGATGTGTGGAGGGTGCGGTCTACGAGCTGTGCCGGCAGTCGATCGAGGACGGCGAGACCGTCCTGGAACGCTTCGGCTACAGCGACGACGATGCCTTCGCCGTGGGTCTGACCTGCGGCGGAATCATCGACATCCTGGTCACCCCGGTACTGGCCGGCTCCCCGGAGCGGGCCGTGTTCGAGGCCGCGCTGGCCGCCGCGGCGGCGGGCGAGCCCGCGGCCGTGGCCCGGCTGGCCGCCGGGCCGGCCGAGCTGATGGGCCGCGCCGTACTCGTCCGTACGGAAGGTCCGTACGAGGGCGGGCTCGGCGGGCACCCCGAGCTCGACCGGACCATCGCCGAGGAAGCCCGCGCCATGCTGGACGCCGGCAAGACCGGCGTCCTGGAGATCGGCGCGGACGGCCGGCTCTGCGGAGAGCCGCTGAAGGTGCTGGTCGAGTCCAGCGTCCCGGCCCCGCGCATGATCGTCTTCGGTGCCATCGACTTCGCCTCCGCCCTGGTGCGGATCGGCAAGTTCCTCGGCTATCACGTCACCCTCTGTGACGCCCGGCCGGTGTTCGCGACCAAGGCCCGCTTCCCCGAGGCCGACGAGATCGTCGTGGACTGGCCGCACCGCTACCTGGAGTCCACCGAGGTGGACGGCCGGACCGTGCTCTGCGTGCTCACCCACGATGCCAAGTTCGACGTACCGCTCCTGGAGACGGCCCTGCGGCTGCCCGTCGCGTACGTCGGCGCGATGGGGTCCCGCCGGACGCACGAGGACCGCAACAAGCGGCTCCGCGAGGTCGGCATCACCGAGCTGGAGCTCGCTCGGCTGCGCTCCCCGATCGGCCTGGACCTCGGCGCCCGCTCCCCGGAGGAGACCGCCCTGTCCATCGCCGCCGAGATCGTCGCCAACCGGCGCGGCGGCACCGGGGCCGCCCTCACCGGCGCGCACACCCCGATCCACCACGACGGCCACGACGGGGTGGCGGGCCGTATCGGCGTCGTCGCTTGA
- a CDS encoding ABC transporter ATP-binding protein, with protein sequence MRLLKRPVLADGTVSDSERQLFGGPLRYDAGWAEHEYAQLEARLTDTLRAMPRMVGGTLRLARSADRRALFTVAAAEAGQGVTAALGLLVVNAVLGRLLGTGTAAERLHAALPALALGALVAVLGAVLASWSTAAAGRLEPKVERAAHERYLHAAIRVELEAIEDGEFRRLLDSAQWGPPAARRTIGACVATLNALISLVAAAGVLTVLHPALLPMLLLIAAPRGWGAMRVAQRRYLSVMSWVEHVRAARLIGQLLISRTSAAEVRVHGVGRYLLGHYRKMGEHAETEATRLARDKAGTELLAAALSGAAALVTYAAMGALIVSGRMDLAVAGTAVLAVRSGSAGLGALVSSTNVLHEESLYVRDLERFVAEAGQRAIPAGGRALPERFEAVRLTDVGFRYPDREEPALSGVSLTVEAGRVVALVGENGSGKSTLVKLLAGLHLPDSGRIGWDGVDLAEADREQVFDRVALLTQDFERWPVTARTNIAIGRPQEVEGVDSAAAVVAAARYAGADALVRKLPHGYETLLARVFRGASELSGGQWQKFGLARTRYRDAHVIVVDEPTSALDPEAEIAAFDSIRGLAGPQRAVVLVTHRMSGVRHADVIYVLHEGRLVEQGSHQELLELGGRYAAMFRMQAEQYGKTVPGGPSIPRQGGAPRNDPSVT encoded by the coding sequence ATGAGGCTGCTCAAACGCCCCGTCCTCGCGGACGGCACCGTCTCCGACAGCGAGCGCCAGCTCTTCGGCGGACCGCTGCGCTACGACGCGGGCTGGGCCGAGCACGAGTACGCCCAGCTGGAGGCCCGCCTGACCGACACCCTGCGCGCCATGCCCAGGATGGTCGGCGGCACCCTGCGGCTGGCCCGGTCCGCCGACCGGCGCGCCCTGTTCACCGTGGCCGCCGCCGAGGCCGGACAGGGCGTGACCGCCGCTCTCGGACTGCTGGTGGTGAATGCCGTCCTCGGCCGGCTGCTCGGCACCGGCACCGCCGCCGAGCGGCTGCACGCAGCGCTGCCCGCGCTGGCGCTCGGCGCGCTGGTCGCCGTCCTCGGCGCCGTACTGGCCTCCTGGTCCACGGCCGCCGCCGGACGGCTGGAGCCCAAGGTGGAGCGGGCCGCCCACGAGCGGTACCTGCACGCCGCGATCCGGGTGGAGCTCGAGGCCATCGAGGACGGCGAGTTCCGGCGGCTGCTGGACAGTGCGCAGTGGGGCCCGCCGGCCGCCCGCCGCACCATCGGCGCCTGCGTGGCCACCCTGAACGCGCTGATCTCGCTGGTCGCCGCGGCCGGGGTGCTCACCGTGCTGCACCCCGCCCTGCTGCCGATGCTGCTGCTGATCGCGGCCCCGCGCGGCTGGGGCGCGATGCGGGTGGCGCAGCGCCGCTACCTGTCGGTGATGAGCTGGGTAGAGCACGTCCGGGCGGCCCGGCTGATCGGGCAGCTGCTGATCTCCCGGACCTCCGCCGCCGAGGTGCGGGTACACGGGGTCGGCCGCTACCTCCTGGGCCACTACCGCAAGATGGGCGAGCACGCCGAGACCGAGGCCACCCGGCTGGCCCGGGACAAGGCCGGCACCGAACTGCTGGCCGCAGCCCTGTCCGGCGCCGCCGCGCTGGTCACCTATGCCGCGATGGGTGCGCTGATCGTCTCCGGCCGGATGGACCTGGCCGTGGCCGGCACCGCGGTGCTCGCGGTGCGCAGCGGCTCGGCCGGACTCGGCGCTCTGGTCTCCAGTACGAACGTGCTGCACGAGGAGTCGCTGTACGTGCGGGACCTGGAGCGGTTCGTCGCCGAGGCCGGGCAGCGGGCCATCCCGGCCGGCGGGCGGGCGCTGCCCGAGCGGTTCGAGGCGGTCCGGCTGACCGATGTCGGGTTCCGCTATCCCGACCGGGAGGAGCCGGCCCTCAGCGGGGTCTCGCTGACCGTGGAGGCGGGCCGGGTGGTGGCCCTGGTCGGCGAGAACGGCTCCGGTAAGTCCACCCTGGTGAAACTGCTGGCCGGGCTGCACCTGCCGGACAGCGGCCGGATCGGCTGGGACGGGGTGGACCTGGCGGAGGCCGACCGGGAGCAGGTCTTCGACCGGGTGGCGCTGCTCACCCAGGACTTCGAGCGCTGGCCGGTGACCGCCCGGACGAACATCGCCATCGGCCGGCCCCAGGAAGTGGAGGGGGTGGACAGCGCCGCCGCGGTGGTCGCGGCGGCCCGGTACGCGGGGGCCGACGCGCTGGTACGGAAGCTGCCGCACGGCTACGAGACCCTGCTCGCCCGGGTGTTCCGGGGCGCCTCCGAGCTCTCCGGCGGCCAGTGGCAGAAGTTCGGCCTGGCCCGCACCCGTTACCGGGACGCCCACGTGATCGTGGTCGACGAACCCACCTCGGCGCTGGACCCGGAGGCGGAGATCGCCGCCTTCGACAGCATCCGCGGCCTGGCCGGGCCGCAGCGGGCGGTGGTCCTGGTCACCCACCGGATGTCGGGGGTCCGGCACGCCGATGTGATCTACGTGCTCCACGAGGGCCGGCTCGTCGAACAGGGCAGCCACCAGGAGCTGTTGGAGCTCGGCGGCCGGTACGCGGCGATGTTCCGGATGCAGGCCGAGCAGTACGGGAAGACGGTGCCCGGCGGCCCGTCTATCCCGCGGCAGGGCGGCGCGCCGCGGAACGACCCGTCCGTCACCTGA
- a CDS encoding DUF1304 domain-containing protein — MHVTAQLLTGLVAALHLYFLVLEMFLWEKQPGRDLSGFDAELARVTAPLAANQGLYNGFLAAGLVWGLIAADPTGFRVQVFFLACVVIAGVYGGLTANRRILAAQALPGALALAAVLVAGR; from the coding sequence ATGCATGTCACAGCCCAGCTCCTGACCGGCCTGGTGGCCGCCCTGCACCTGTACTTCCTGGTCCTGGAAATGTTCCTGTGGGAGAAGCAGCCGGGGCGGGACCTCTCCGGCTTCGATGCCGAACTCGCCCGCGTCACCGCACCGCTCGCCGCGAACCAGGGTCTCTACAACGGCTTCCTGGCCGCTGGCCTGGTCTGGGGCCTGATCGCGGCGGACCCGACCGGATTCCGGGTGCAGGTGTTCTTCCTCGCCTGCGTCGTGATCGCCGGGGTGTACGGCGGCCTCACCGCCAACCGCCGCATCCTGGCCGCCCAGGCCCTGCCCGGGGCGCTGGCCCTCGCGGCCGTCCTGGTGGCCGGCAGGTGA
- a CDS encoding NCS2 family permease: MTQSSVEPKTTAEDAGEGSRPPAGKSWLDRYFHITHRGSNVGNEVRGGITTFMAMAYILLLNPLILSGKDVAGNAMAPAALITATAFAAAVTTLLMGFVGKVPLALAAGLSVSGVLASQVAPAMTWPQAMGMCVIYGVVICLLVVTGLREMIMNAIPLALKHAITMGIGTFVAFIGLVNAGFVGRGPEFGPPVQLGSVGELAGWPVLIFCVTLLAIFMLQARKVPGAILIGIVVGTVLAVIINAIVDIEDKAWKSGPPELAGSAVSMPDFSLFGDVEFGGWGDVGVLTVGMIVFTLVLAGFFDAMATIIGVGTEAKLADDKGRMPGLSKALFIDGAGGAIGGVSGGSGQTVFVESATGVGEGARTGLASVVTGLFFAACLFFTPITQIVPGEVASAALVVIGAMMMANARHVDWADTATAIPVFLTVVIMPFTYSITPGVAAGVIAYVAIKIAQGKAREIGAFMWGLTALFVVFYSLHPIEGWLGIS, from the coding sequence ATGACCCAGTCGTCTGTGGAGCCCAAGACCACCGCGGAAGACGCCGGCGAAGGCTCGCGTCCCCCGGCCGGCAAGTCTTGGCTCGACCGGTACTTTCACATCACCCACAGAGGATCCAACGTCGGCAACGAGGTTCGTGGCGGTATCACGACCTTCATGGCCATGGCGTACATCCTCCTGCTCAACCCGCTGATCCTTTCCGGCAAGGACGTCGCCGGCAACGCGATGGCCCCGGCGGCGCTCATCACCGCCACGGCGTTCGCAGCTGCCGTGACCACGCTCCTCATGGGCTTCGTGGGCAAGGTACCGCTCGCCCTCGCCGCCGGACTCTCCGTCTCCGGCGTGCTGGCCTCGCAGGTGGCTCCCGCCATGACCTGGCCGCAGGCCATGGGCATGTGTGTCATCTACGGTGTCGTGATCTGTCTCCTGGTCGTCACCGGCCTCCGCGAGATGATCATGAATGCGATCCCGTTGGCGCTCAAGCATGCGATCACCATGGGTATCGGCACCTTCGTGGCCTTCATCGGCCTCGTCAACGCCGGTTTCGTCGGGCGGGGCCCGGAGTTCGGTCCCCCCGTCCAGCTCGGTTCGGTCGGTGAGCTGGCCGGCTGGCCCGTCCTGATCTTCTGTGTGACCCTGCTGGCCATCTTCATGCTCCAGGCCCGCAAGGTCCCCGGCGCGATCCTGATCGGCATCGTCGTCGGAACCGTCCTCGCCGTCATCATCAACGCCATCGTCGACATCGAGGACAAGGCCTGGAAGAGCGGCCCGCCGGAGCTCGCCGGCTCCGCGGTCTCGATGCCGGACTTCTCGCTCTTCGGCGACGTCGAGTTCGGCGGCTGGGGCGACGTCGGTGTCCTCACCGTCGGCATGATCGTCTTCACCCTGGTGCTGGCCGGCTTCTTCGACGCGATGGCCACCATCATCGGTGTCGGCACCGAGGCCAAGCTCGCCGACGACAAGGGCCGGATGCCGGGTCTGTCGAAGGCCCTGTTCATCGACGGTGCCGGCGGCGCCATCGGCGGTGTCTCGGGCGGCTCCGGCCAGACCGTGTTCGTCGAGTCCGCCACCGGTGTCGGCGAGGGTGCCCGTACGGGTCTCGCCTCCGTGGTGACCGGTCTCTTCTTCGCCGCCTGCCTGTTCTTCACCCCGATCACGCAGATCGTCCCGGGTGAGGTCGCCTCCGCGGCCCTGGTCGTCATCGGCGCGATGATGATGGCGAACGCCCGCCACGTGGACTGGGCGGACACCGCCACCGCGATCCCGGTCTTCCTGACCGTCGTGATCATGCCCTTCACCTACTCGATCACTCCCGGTGTCGCCGCCGGTGTCATCGCGTACGTGGCCATCAAGATCGCCCAGGGCAAGGCCCGCGAGATCGGTGCCTTCATGTGGGGTCTGACCGCGCTCTTCGTGGTCTTCTACTCGCTCCACCCGATCGAGGGCTGGCTCGGCATCAGCTGA
- the nadE gene encoding ammonia-dependent NAD(+) synthetase — translation MTEPASIALQQQIARELEVTETFDAEREIERRVAFLAERLTSTGLRALVLGISGGVDSTTAGRLCQLAVERVRAAGHEARFHAMRLPYGVQADERDAQLALSFIRADDVLTVDVKPASDAALEAAVAAGVVFRDAHHQDFVHGNIKARQRMIAQYAVAGAHDGLVVGTDHAAEAVSGFFTKFGDGAADLVPLTGLTKRRVRAVADALGAPAELVWKTPTADLETLDPGKADEDALGVTYDDIDDFLEGKPVGEQAFETIARRYRLTEHKRQLPVAP, via the coding sequence GTGACCGAGCCGGCGTCCATCGCCCTGCAGCAGCAGATCGCCCGGGAACTGGAGGTCACCGAGACCTTCGACGCCGAGCGGGAGATCGAGCGCCGGGTGGCCTTCCTCGCCGAGCGGCTCACCTCCACCGGCCTGCGGGCGCTGGTGCTCGGGATCAGCGGAGGTGTCGACTCCACCACTGCCGGGCGGCTGTGCCAGCTGGCCGTGGAGCGGGTCCGGGCGGCCGGCCACGAGGCCCGCTTCCACGCGATGCGGCTGCCGTACGGGGTCCAGGCCGATGAGCGGGACGCGCAGCTGGCGCTGTCCTTCATCCGCGCCGACGACGTCCTCACCGTGGACGTGAAGCCGGCGAGCGATGCGGCGCTGGAGGCCGCGGTGGCCGCCGGGGTGGTCTTCCGGGACGCCCACCACCAGGACTTCGTCCACGGCAACATCAAGGCCCGGCAGCGCATGATCGCCCAGTACGCGGTGGCCGGCGCCCATGACGGCCTGGTCGTCGGCACCGACCACGCGGCCGAGGCGGTCTCCGGCTTCTTCACCAAGTTCGGCGACGGGGCCGCCGACCTGGTCCCGCTGACCGGGCTGACCAAGCGCCGGGTGCGGGCCGTCGCCGACGCCCTCGGGGCCCCGGCCGAGCTGGTCTGGAAGACCCCGACCGCCGACCTGGAGACCCTCGACCCGGGCAAGGCCGACGAGGACGCGCTGGGCGTCACCTACGACGACATCGACGACTTCCTGGAGGGCAAGCCGGTCGGCGAGCAGGCCTTCGAGACCATCGCCCGCCGCTACCGCCTCACCGAGCACAAGCGGCAGCTGCCCGTCGCGCCGTAG